In one window of Niallia sp. Man26 DNA:
- a CDS encoding methyl-accepting chemotaxis protein, with protein MRIKHRKKSIATSLISFVVPIIIVALVVISSIGYTFSKQIIKRQLDYAMNTKLEETAQGINIILEKENGLAQSLAKTVEVNSDLLKEKDYDDLLKNYVPMYSESFGMGVWFEPNAVKGKQKYAPYAYKDGDKIILDDSYTTGDVDIWSTEWYKVGSQTDGGWTTAYSDPATNVSMVTTAYPFNNQNGNLMGVVTVDVDISSIQKLITEAEIDYEGKALLVQSDGVLLGGVDEKRLTKESILDDQNDSLAAASKYMLANETGKTEYTADNEKYYFYFSTIPNTNWKIGISVSETHLFNSLNDLLKIFVISSFVSIVLVTLAIVVFSNRMGRTARKYSKIAEVVADGGLVNKFEEKDLARKDELGDIGRSLCNMQNNLTDVINNFQANALSIDDHAQNLSSFSQQMSATSENVATAITTVAEGATEQHQRLKSVNSGLNEFGTSLDSMAQSINDVDSSTNSILMMANESSQEMNMMIKAFGSLNETFKELIERVKSVELNIRNVNEMTEIINSISEQTNLLALNAAIEAARVGDSGKGFAVVANEIRNLAEKSRESSEKIDSIINGVSKDTTQMVESAEDVNKELQLQREQLDTTIHSFEGIIHAVEEVSPKIKEIKESSIKIQNDKSTIMKELDQTGTIAEDVAASAEEISASAQEMSASIEEVSASAVSLGEMTNEMKHKINFFKIEKRSSN; from the coding sequence ATGAGAATCAAACATCGTAAGAAGAGTATTGCAACATCATTGATTTCGTTTGTTGTTCCTATTATTATCGTTGCGCTAGTCGTTATTTCGTCCATTGGATATACATTTTCCAAACAAATTATTAAGCGACAGTTGGACTATGCAATGAATACAAAGCTTGAGGAAACTGCTCAAGGTATTAATATTATTTTGGAAAAAGAGAATGGTTTAGCGCAAAGTCTTGCCAAAACAGTTGAAGTAAATTCAGATTTATTAAAGGAAAAGGATTATGATGATTTGTTAAAAAATTATGTTCCTATGTATAGTGAATCATTTGGTATGGGTGTTTGGTTTGAACCGAATGCTGTTAAAGGCAAGCAGAAATATGCACCATATGCATACAAGGATGGAGATAAGATTATCCTTGATGATTCATATACTACTGGAGACGTTGATATTTGGTCGACAGAGTGGTATAAAGTTGGTTCTCAAACAGATGGTGGCTGGACGACAGCATATTCTGACCCTGCTACTAATGTTTCGATGGTTACAACTGCATATCCATTTAACAATCAAAACGGTAACTTAATGGGTGTAGTTACAGTAGATGTGGATATTAGCAGTATTCAAAAATTAATTACAGAAGCAGAAATTGATTATGAAGGAAAAGCCTTATTGGTACAGAGTGATGGGGTACTTCTCGGTGGTGTAGATGAGAAGCGGTTAACAAAGGAAAGCATATTGGATGATCAAAATGATTCTCTTGCAGCTGCTTCTAAGTACATGTTAGCGAACGAAACTGGCAAAACAGAATATACAGCTGATAATGAAAAGTACTATTTCTACTTCTCGACTATTCCTAATACAAACTGGAAGATAGGGATCAGTGTAAGTGAAACACATCTCTTTAACAGCTTAAATGATTTGCTAAAAATATTCGTTATATCTAGTTTTGTCTCCATCGTGCTGGTAACTTTAGCGATAGTTGTTTTTTCAAACCGTATGGGTAGAACAGCTAGGAAATATAGCAAAATAGCAGAAGTTGTCGCTGATGGTGGGTTAGTGAACAAATTTGAAGAGAAAGATTTAGCTAGAAAAGATGAGTTGGGGGATATTGGAAGATCTCTTTGCAACATGCAGAATAACTTAACAGATGTTATTAATAATTTTCAAGCTAATGCATTAAGTATTGATGATCATGCTCAAAATCTGTCTTCTTTTTCTCAGCAAATGTCTGCCACTTCAGAAAATGTTGCGACAGCTATAACGACTGTGGCTGAAGGAGCAACAGAGCAACATCAGAGACTAAAAAGTGTAAATTCAGGGCTGAATGAATTTGGAACAAGCTTGGATTCTATGGCGCAATCCATTAATGATGTTGATTCTAGCACTAATTCCATACTAATGATGGCTAATGAAAGCAGTCAAGAAATGAATATGATGATTAAGGCTTTCGGCTCACTGAATGAAACGTTTAAAGAATTGATAGAACGAGTGAAATCAGTAGAACTAAACATCCGCAATGTAAACGAGATGACAGAAATAATTAATTCCATTTCTGAGCAAACGAACCTTTTAGCTTTAAATGCGGCGATTGAAGCAGCTAGAGTTGGTGATTCTGGAAAAGGCTTTGCGGTAGTTGCGAATGAAATAAGAAACTTGGCAGAAAAAAGCAGAGAGTCTTCTGAAAAAATTGATTCTATTATTAATGGTGTGTCTAAAGATACTACGCAAATGGTTGAATCAGCAGAAGATGTAAACAAAGAACTTCAATTACAAAGAGAACAGTTAGATACAACTATTCACTCTTTTGAAGGAATTATCCATGCAGTAGAGGAAGTATCTCCTAAAATAAAAGAAATTAAAGAATCGTCCATCAAAATTCAGAATGATAAGAGTACAATAATGAAGGAATTGGATCAGACTGGAACGATTGCAGAAGATGTAGCTGCATCAGCTGAGGAAATTTCAGCATCAGCTCAGGAGATGTCTGCTTCAATTGAAGAGGTCAGTGCATCAGCTGTAAGCTTAGGTGAGATGACCAATGAAATGAAACATAAAATAAACTTTTTCAAAATAGAGAAAAGAAGTAGTAATTAA
- a CDS encoding SDR family NAD(P)-dependent oxidoreductase, with amino-acid sequence MVQTQKRTALVTGANSGIGLELTKKLVENGWEVAALIRSEFPEEELELQQKIRQQDIRIYTADLSDFTKLKSALRQIKENEPKLDALFNNAGGSFPNLLFSPQGRELHYELQTVVPFIITMELLDLLKKGSPGIVIQTSSEAFKFKRSFVPEELANPPKFQKLIGPYATTKLAITLWTYALAPELKREGVTIISVDPGNNNTMRKGRNGGLPLIIQPFIHLFGPHPSIGASHLFSGLNRSPEETGFYISKGKPASFKFKQHGSQVLRQVQSVYEKEYLPL; translated from the coding sequence ATGGTACAAACACAAAAAAGAACAGCTCTTGTTACTGGAGCAAACAGCGGAATAGGCTTGGAGCTGACGAAGAAATTAGTCGAGAATGGCTGGGAGGTAGCTGCTTTAATACGCTCTGAATTTCCAGAGGAAGAGCTGGAGCTCCAACAAAAAATCCGTCAACAGGATATCCGAATTTATACTGCCGATTTATCTGATTTTACGAAACTAAAATCTGCTTTAAGGCAAATAAAGGAGAACGAACCGAAGCTGGATGCTCTCTTCAATAATGCAGGAGGCAGTTTCCCAAATCTCCTCTTTTCTCCGCAAGGACGAGAATTGCATTATGAACTCCAGACAGTCGTTCCCTTCATTATCACGATGGAACTGCTTGACCTTTTGAAAAAGGGATCACCGGGTATCGTTATCCAGACTAGTTCAGAGGCATTTAAATTTAAAAGATCTTTCGTCCCGGAGGAATTGGCAAACCCGCCTAAATTTCAGAAGCTGATTGGTCCTTATGCAACGACTAAGCTGGCAATTACGTTGTGGACATATGCATTGGCACCAGAGCTGAAGAGAGAAGGCGTGACAATTATCAGCGTTGATCCGGGCAATAACAATACAATGCGTAAAGGCAGAAATGGCGGCTTGCCACTGATTATACAGCCGTTCATTCATTTGTTTGGTCCCCATCCTAGTATAGGAGCAAGCCATTTGTTTTCTGGGTTGAACAGATCCCCGGAAGAAACTGGATTTTATATATCTAAAGGAAAGCCTGCTTCGTTCAAATTCAAACAGCACGGATCTCAAGTTTTACGACAAGTACAATCTGTATACGAAAAAGAATATTTGCCTCTATGA
- a CDS encoding MerR family transcriptional regulator, which translates to MYTIKQASKLTGLTIDTIRYYEKAGLLPKIKRLPNGHRAFSPSDIERLQMVICMKKVNLSLEEIKLYLDITESSKMIPEMVTGMLEHKEKIKQQMAQLQTVLDFIDEKLAEGTWLKKKA; encoded by the coding sequence GTGTATACAATCAAGCAGGCAAGCAAACTGACTGGGTTAACCATTGATACAATTAGATATTATGAAAAAGCAGGCTTGCTTCCTAAGATTAAACGGCTACCAAATGGACATCGTGCATTTTCACCATCCGATATTGAACGGTTGCAAATGGTCATCTGTATGAAAAAAGTAAATCTTAGTTTAGAAGAGATAAAATTATATCTTGATATAACGGAATCAAGTAAAATGATTCCTGAAATGGTAACAGGTATGCTCGAGCATAAAGAAAAAATAAAACAACAGATGGCTCAATTGCAGACTGTATTAGATTTTATTGATGAAAAATTAGCTGAAGGAACATGGCTAAAGAAGAAAGCATAA